The following are encoded together in the bacterium genome:
- a CDS encoding heavy-metal-associated domain-containing protein: MTRRTVALCRLLVALAMLVAARPLLAGEAVDPNAWTVGIDGMMCPDGCGPTVKSKLEDVDGVETVRVDFEHKAAMVTTKPGVTLTQAACAEALEGTPYTVSRVDPPAAQ, translated from the coding sequence ATGACCCGCCGCACCGTCGCGCTCTGCCGCCTCCTCGTCGCGCTCGCCATGCTCGTCGCCGCCCGCCCGCTCCTCGCCGGCGAGGCCGTCGACCCCAACGCCTGGACCGTCGGCATCGACGGCATGATGTGCCCCGACGGCTGCGGCCCGACGGTGAAGAGCAAGCTCGAGGACGTCGACGGCGTCGAGACCGTCCGCGTCGATTTCGAGCACAAGGCCGCGATGGTGACCACGAAGCCCGGCGTCACGCTGACGCAGGCCGCGTGCGCCGAGGCGCTCGAGGGCACCCCCTACACCGTCTCGCGCGTCGATCCGCCGGCGGCGCAGTAG
- a CDS encoding BatD family protein has translation MRRRRVRAGWLLGVLLAAGAAHADDGVRLEAALTTTAPVLVGQQATLAVTLSATAPFAGSPIFALPRIPGAVLMQADPHPVLGSATIDGTTWLSQRLELAFYALRPGAFTIPAVTVRFGTTGAPGAAAIPHELATTPVAVTAALPPGVAAGDDVVATTRMTIDEQWTPAPGKARVGDAFTWTVTRTVAGVPAMLLPPLPIGEAGSLAAYPKPPQVTDRSERGDLVGTRIDTITYVCTRADRVTLPGVTFRWWDLGAAELAERTLPAVTFEVAGAPPSPATWAVWAAAMAGLATILWWRRHALAASWRRRRSAWEASEPGRFRALERACRSGGAAAIWSALVAWLALRHAGPGCATVADDLLAHDADPELRRQVTALLDALAAGRTQVGGAALAAALTRHRRTLAQRRPALATLLPDLNPS, from the coding sequence GTGAGACGGCGGCGCGTCCGTGCGGGATGGCTCCTCGGCGTGCTCCTCGCCGCCGGCGCGGCGCATGCCGACGACGGCGTGCGGCTCGAGGCCGCGCTCACGACGACGGCGCCCGTCCTCGTCGGCCAGCAGGCGACACTGGCCGTGACGCTCTCCGCGACCGCACCGTTCGCCGGCTCGCCGATCTTCGCGCTGCCGCGCATCCCCGGCGCCGTGCTGATGCAGGCCGATCCCCACCCGGTGCTCGGCTCGGCCACGATCGACGGCACGACCTGGCTCTCGCAGCGCCTCGAGCTGGCGTTCTACGCCCTGCGTCCCGGCGCGTTCACGATCCCTGCCGTCACCGTCCGCTTCGGCACGACCGGCGCGCCCGGCGCCGCCGCGATCCCGCACGAGCTCGCGACCACGCCCGTCGCCGTCACCGCCGCGCTGCCGCCCGGCGTGGCGGCCGGCGACGACGTGGTCGCGACCACGCGGATGACGATCGACGAGCAGTGGACGCCCGCGCCCGGCAAAGCCCGCGTCGGCGACGCGTTCACGTGGACCGTGACCCGCACCGTCGCCGGCGTCCCCGCCATGCTGCTGCCGCCCCTGCCGATCGGCGAGGCCGGCAGCCTCGCCGCCTACCCGAAGCCGCCGCAGGTGACCGACCGCAGCGAGCGCGGCGACCTCGTCGGCACGCGCATCGACACGATCACCTACGTCTGCACGCGCGCCGACCGCGTCACGCTGCCCGGGGTGACGTTCCGCTGGTGGGACCTCGGCGCCGCCGAGCTCGCCGAGCGGACGCTGCCCGCGGTCACGTTCGAGGTCGCGGGCGCGCCGCCGTCGCCGGCGACGTGGGCCGTATGGGCGGCGGCGATGGCCGGGCTCGCAACGATCCTGTGGTGGCGCCGGCACGCGCTCGCGGCGTCCTGGCGGCGGCGGCGTAGCGCCTGGGAGGCGAGCGAGCCCGGCCGCTTCCGAGCCCTCGAGCGGGCATGCCGCAGCGGCGGCGCCGCCGCGATCTGGAGCGCCCTCGTCGCCTGGCTCGCGCTTCGCCACGCGGGTCCCGGCTGCGCCACCGTCGCCGACGACCTGCTGGCCCACGACGCCGACCCGGAGCTCCGCCGCCAGGTGACGGCGCTCCTGGACGCGCTCGCCGCGGGACGCACGCAGGTCGGCGGCGCGGCGCTGGCCGCGGCGCTGACCCGCCATCGTCGCACCCTCGCACAGCGGCGCCCGGCGCTCGCCACCCTGCTGCCCGACTTGAACCCGTCCTGA
- a CDS encoding arylsulfatase, with amino-acid sequence MTRHTVVTTALLAALALAAPAAAQQAAAPSGKKPNILVIMGDDIGWFNPSVYNRGMMGYTTPNIDRIAHEGAMFTDWYGQQSCTAGRAAFITGQSPIRTGLTKVGLPGADVGLQPQDPTIADILKPLGYATGQFGKNHLGDKDEFLPTQHGFDEFFGNLYHLNAEEEPENPDYPKDPEFRKRFGPRGVLKATADGKIEDTGPLTKKRMETVDEEFLGAALDFIDRQHKAGKPFFCWFNSTRMHIWTHLKPESDGKTGLGIYPDGMVEHDAHVGQLLEKLDELGIANDTIVVYTTDNGAEVMSWPDGGTTPFRGEKATNWEGAFRVPMLIRWPGTIPPNTVRNEIYAHEDLLPTFAAAAGEPDVVAKALKGYASGGKTFKVHLDGYNLLPFWNGETKADPREQFLYWSDDGDLMAIRVRNWKLNFLEQEATGLAVWEREFTKLRAPDIYNLRADPFERGKESFFYGKWKADRIFLLVPAQAIVGQWLASFKEFPPRQKPASFNLDEVMAKLSKPTKD; translated from the coding sequence ATGACACGTCACACCGTCGTCACCACCGCACTGCTCGCGGCGCTGGCGCTCGCGGCGCCCGCCGCCGCGCAGCAGGCCGCGGCACCGTCCGGCAAGAAGCCGAACATCCTCGTGATCATGGGAGACGACATCGGGTGGTTCAATCCGAGCGTCTACAACCGCGGCATGATGGGCTACACGACGCCCAACATCGACCGCATCGCGCACGAGGGAGCGATGTTCACGGACTGGTACGGGCAGCAGAGCTGCACCGCCGGCCGCGCCGCCTTCATCACCGGCCAGTCGCCGATCCGCACCGGCCTCACGAAGGTCGGCCTCCCCGGCGCCGACGTCGGCCTCCAGCCGCAGGACCCGACCATCGCCGACATCCTGAAGCCGCTCGGCTACGCGACCGGCCAGTTCGGCAAGAACCACCTCGGCGACAAGGACGAGTTCCTGCCGACGCAGCACGGCTTCGACGAGTTCTTCGGCAACCTCTACCACCTGAATGCCGAGGAGGAGCCGGAGAACCCGGACTACCCGAAGGATCCGGAGTTCCGGAAGCGCTTCGGCCCGCGCGGCGTCCTGAAGGCGACCGCCGACGGCAAGATCGAGGACACCGGCCCGCTCACGAAGAAGCGCATGGAGACGGTCGACGAGGAGTTCCTCGGCGCGGCGCTCGACTTCATCGACCGGCAGCACAAGGCCGGCAAGCCGTTCTTCTGCTGGTTCAACTCGACGCGCATGCACATCTGGACGCACCTGAAGCCCGAGTCGGACGGCAAGACCGGCCTCGGCATCTATCCCGACGGCATGGTCGAGCACGACGCCCACGTCGGCCAGCTCCTCGAGAAGCTCGACGAGCTCGGCATCGCGAACGACACCATCGTCGTCTACACCACCGACAACGGCGCCGAGGTGATGAGCTGGCCCGACGGCGGCACGACGCCGTTCCGCGGCGAGAAGGCGACCAACTGGGAGGGCGCCTTCCGCGTGCCGATGCTGATCCGCTGGCCGGGCACCATCCCGCCGAACACCGTCCGCAACGAGATCTACGCGCACGAGGATCTGCTGCCGACGTTCGCGGCCGCCGCGGGCGAGCCCGACGTCGTCGCGAAGGCGCTGAAGGGCTACGCGTCGGGCGGCAAGACCTTCAAGGTCCACCTCGACGGCTACAACCTGCTGCCGTTCTGGAACGGCGAGACGAAAGCCGATCCGCGCGAGCAGTTCCTCTACTGGAGCGACGACGGCGACCTCATGGCCATCCGCGTCCGGAACTGGAAGCTGAACTTCCTCGAGCAGGAGGCCACCGGGCTCGCGGTCTGGGAACGCGAGTTCACGAAGCTGCGCGCACCGGACATCTACAACCTCCGCGCCGATCCGTTCGAGCGCGGCAAGGAGAGCTTCTTCTACGGCAAGTGGAAGGCCGACCGCATCTTCCTCCTCGTGCCGGCGCAGGCGATCGTCGGACAGTGGCTGGCGAGCTTCAAGGAGTTCCCGCCGCGCCAGAAGCCCGCGAGCTTCAACCTCGACGAGGTGATGGCGAAGCTCTCGAAGCCGACGAAGGACTGA
- a CDS encoding DUF58 domain-containing protein, with product MDAPGVYTSLDELVRLRQYTRGFSFLPRQPLHSLLAGRHASRLRGRGLDFAELRRYLPGDDVRTIDWRVTARTRRPWVRIYTEERDRPLLLVVDQRRHMFFGSRRAMKSVAAAEAAALAAWRTLGAGDRVGALVFDDAEVTELRPQRSEAQVLRILNAVVACNRALRVDAPGDADPGMLNRVLAQAARVATHDHLVCLVTDGDGTDAATARLVTRLAAHNDVLLVAIHDVLEWTLPDAGRLVMGDGGRELEVDTGDADLRRRFADESTTRRAAQRTLARQREIPVLAVDAGEDVLAQVRRQLGRAAR from the coding sequence ATGGACGCGCCCGGCGTCTACACCTCGCTCGACGAGCTGGTGCGGCTGCGGCAGTACACGCGCGGCTTCTCCTTCCTGCCGCGCCAGCCGCTGCATTCGCTCCTCGCCGGCCGCCACGCCTCCCGCCTGCGCGGCCGCGGGCTCGACTTCGCCGAGCTGCGCCGCTACCTGCCCGGCGACGACGTGCGCACCATCGACTGGCGCGTCACGGCGCGGACGCGCAGGCCCTGGGTCCGCATCTACACCGAGGAGCGCGACCGCCCGCTGCTCCTCGTCGTCGACCAGCGGCGCCACATGTTCTTCGGCAGCCGGCGAGCGATGAAGTCGGTGGCCGCCGCCGAGGCGGCGGCGCTCGCCGCCTGGCGCACGCTCGGCGCCGGTGACCGCGTCGGCGCGCTCGTCTTCGACGACGCCGAGGTGACCGAGCTGCGCCCGCAGCGCAGCGAGGCGCAGGTGCTGCGCATCCTCAACGCCGTCGTGGCATGCAACCGCGCGCTGCGCGTCGACGCGCCCGGCGACGCCGATCCGGGCATGCTGAACCGCGTCCTCGCGCAGGCCGCACGCGTCGCGACGCACGACCACCTCGTCTGCCTCGTCACCGACGGCGACGGCACGGACGCCGCGACGGCACGCCTCGTCACCCGCCTCGCCGCGCACAACGACGTGCTGCTGGTCGCCATCCACGACGTGCTCGAGTGGACCCTGCCCGACGCCGGCCGGCTCGTCATGGGCGACGGCGGGCGCGAGCTGGAGGTCGACACCGGGGACGCGGACCTGCGGCGGCGCTTTGCCGACGAGTCGACGACCCGCCGCGCGGCGCAACGCACCCTGGCGCGGCAGCGCGAGATCCCCGTCCTCGCCGTCGACGCGGGCGAGGACGTGCTCGCACAGGTCCGCCGCCAGCTCGGCCGGGCCGCGCGATGA
- a CDS encoding MoxR family ATPase has protein sequence MPARDAIQDLQARMGRSIIGQEAVIERLVIGLLADGHLLVEGLPGLAKTRAVKSLARHLDAPLSRIQFTPDLLPSDVTGSEVYVEAGGGGEFRFQPGPVFSNLVLADEINRAPAKVQAALLEAMEERQVTVAGKTHPLPPLFLVMATQNPIEQEGTYPLPEAQMDRFLMHVTIGYPDEDAEQRIVRLVRGEEAAAPAVEKAAEAPIPQQAVFDARAEVHAVAVAPAIEQYVADLVFATRYPERYGDELRGWIHVGASPRGSLALDRCARARAWLDGRDHVTPDDVRAVLGDCLRHRLILSYAARADGRTTDDVLKEIAARVAVA, from the coding sequence ATGCCCGCCCGCGACGCGATCCAGGACCTCCAGGCCCGCATGGGCCGCTCGATCATCGGCCAGGAGGCGGTGATCGAGCGGCTCGTGATCGGGCTCCTCGCCGACGGGCACCTCCTCGTCGAGGGCCTGCCCGGCCTGGCGAAGACGCGCGCGGTGAAGAGCCTGGCCAGGCACCTCGATGCGCCGTTGTCGCGCATCCAGTTCACGCCCGACCTGCTGCCCTCGGACGTGACCGGCAGCGAGGTCTACGTCGAGGCCGGCGGCGGCGGCGAGTTCCGCTTCCAGCCCGGCCCCGTGTTCAGCAACCTCGTCCTCGCCGACGAGATCAACCGCGCGCCGGCGAAGGTGCAGGCGGCGCTGCTCGAGGCGATGGAGGAGCGGCAGGTGACGGTCGCGGGCAAGACGCACCCGCTGCCGCCGCTCTTCCTCGTCATGGCGACGCAGAACCCGATCGAGCAGGAGGGCACCTATCCGCTGCCCGAGGCGCAGATGGACCGCTTCCTCATGCACGTCACGATCGGCTACCCCGACGAGGACGCCGAGCAACGGATCGTGCGCCTGGTGCGCGGCGAGGAGGCGGCGGCGCCCGCGGTCGAGAAGGCCGCCGAGGCGCCGATCCCGCAGCAGGCGGTGTTCGACGCCCGCGCCGAGGTGCACGCCGTCGCCGTCGCGCCGGCGATCGAGCAGTACGTCGCCGACCTGGTGTTCGCGACCCGCTACCCGGAACGCTACGGCGACGAGCTCCGGGGCTGGATCCACGTCGGCGCGAGCCCCCGCGGCAGCCTCGCGCTCGACCGCTGCGCGCGCGCCAGGGCGTGGCTGGACGGCCGCGACCACGTGACGCCCGACGACGTGCGCGCGGTGCTCGGCGATTGCCTGCGCCACCGCCTGATCCTCTCGTACGCGGCCCGCGCCGACGGCCGCACGACCGACGACGTGCTGAAGGAGATCGCGGCCCGCGTCGCCGTCGCGTGA
- a CDS encoding TetR/AcrR family transcriptional regulator produces the protein MKARSQPRGRGGGGGGRGGGPRRGGSPRVPTRTRLVDAARTLLEEGGYAAASVQAIAARAGVAAGAMYRHFPSKADLFVDVFRDAAKRDMAAVDEAASTAGCVARLEAAVAAHARGALRHRRLAWALLHEPVEPLVDAERLAYRRTYCRHMAGLLRQAVAAGEIPEQNVELSAAAVVGAIAEALVGPLSPVAGQTASEEEIVATLVRFCRRSVGAPDVPALRRVPDRAGRQL, from the coding sequence GTGAAGGCGCGCTCGCAGCCGCGCGGGCGGGGGGGGGGGGGGGGCGGCAGGGGGGGGGGGCCGCGCCGCGGCGGGTCGCCGCGCGTCCCGACCCGCACGCGCCTGGTCGACGCCGCGCGCACGCTGCTCGAAGAGGGCGGCTACGCCGCCGCGTCCGTGCAGGCGATCGCCGCGCGGGCCGGCGTCGCCGCAGGGGCCATGTACCGGCATTTCCCGTCGAAGGCCGATCTCTTCGTCGACGTCTTTCGCGACGCCGCCAAGCGCGACATGGCCGCCGTCGACGAGGCGGCGTCGACGGCGGGCTGCGTCGCGCGGCTCGAAGCCGCGGTCGCGGCGCACGCGCGCGGTGCGCTGCGGCACCGGCGCCTGGCGTGGGCGCTGCTGCACGAGCCGGTCGAGCCGCTCGTCGACGCCGAGCGGCTCGCCTACCGGCGCACGTATTGCCGGCACATGGCGGGCCTGCTGCGCCAGGCGGTCGCGGCCGGCGAGATCCCCGAGCAGAACGTCGAGCTCAGCGCCGCCGCCGTCGTGGGCGCCATCGCCGAGGCGCTGGTGGGGCCGCTGTCGCCCGTCGCCGGGCAGACCGCGAGCGAGGAGGAGATCGTGGCGACGCTCGTGCGCTTCTGTCGTCGCAGCGTCGGCGCGCCCGACGTCCCCGCCCTGCGCCGCGTGCCCGATCGCGCCGGCCGCCAGCTCTGA
- a CDS encoding DUF4381 domain-containing protein: MKRTALAAFPRTTVAASSGSAWLAFLDATGGTQAFTAGPGAALVPLAYDPRAAVRMERADADALFDTVERWITEHRPC, from the coding sequence GTGAAGCGCACCGCGCTCGCGGCCTTCCCCCGCACCACGGTCGCGGCGTCGAGCGGCTCCGCCTGGCTCGCCTTCCTCGACGCCACCGGCGGCACGCAGGCGTTCACCGCCGGGCCGGGCGCGGCGCTGGTGCCGCTGGCCTACGATCCGCGCGCGGCCGTCCGCATGGAGCGCGCCGACGCCGACGCGCTCTTCGACACGGTCGAGCGCTGGATCACGGAGCACCGGCCGTGCTGA
- a CDS encoding tetratricopeptide repeat protein → MALRWRARLAVAGVVALGLLWARHDAGSLGAMWLTPDQRGALLLGRGDAAAAAGHFRDPAWRGVALYRAGAFADAAAEWGRVGGADAAFDRGNALVMSGKYDGAIASYDAALAIRPDWKAARANRAVAAARRDALAPPADDEGGTGGREKPDAIVLDGPRNAGGPAEPSDASAGADDAGQQALWLRRVQTTPGDFLRAKFAFQASRRPAAGTPPAEAAP, encoded by the coding sequence GTGGCGCTGAGGTGGCGGGCGCGGCTCGCCGTCGCCGGTGTGGTCGCGCTCGGGCTCCTCTGGGCCCGCCACGACGCCGGCTCGCTCGGCGCCATGTGGCTGACGCCCGACCAGCGCGGCGCGCTGCTCCTGGGTCGCGGCGACGCCGCCGCCGCAGCGGGCCACTTCCGGGATCCGGCCTGGCGCGGCGTCGCGCTGTACCGCGCCGGCGCCTTCGCCGACGCGGCGGCGGAGTGGGGCCGCGTGGGAGGCGCCGACGCCGCATTCGACCGCGGCAACGCGCTCGTGATGAGCGGGAAGTACGACGGCGCCATCGCGAGCTACGACGCCGCCCTGGCGATCCGGCCCGACTGGAAGGCGGCGCGCGCGAACCGCGCCGTCGCCGCCGCCCGCCGCGACGCCCTGGCGCCGCCGGCGGACGACGAAGGCGGCACGGGCGGCCGGGAGAAGCCCGACGCCATCGTCCTGGACGGCCCGAGGAACGCGGGCGGACCGGCCGAGCCCTCGGATGCGAGCGCCGGGGCCGACGACGCCGGGCAGCAGGCGCTCTGGCTGCGCCGCGTGCAGACGACGCCCGGGGACTTCCTGCGCGCGAAGTTCGCGTTCCAGGCGAGCCGCCGGCCGGCGGCAGGCACGCCACCCGCGGAGGCTGCCCCGTGA
- a CDS encoding LLM class F420-dependent oxidoreductase encodes MTTQPLRFGVQTGQQNVTFAQLAEAWAKADAWGYDSLWVFDHFFPIFTDPEGPCLEGWTTLAALSQVTKRARLGAMVNGNTYRNPCLTAKMGATLDHASGGRFVLGIGAGWFEPEHRAFGIDFETVRGRLEALEESLRIIRGMWTQPKTTLRGKHYTVEDAMGNPRPVQTPHPPILIGGTGEKVLLRLVAQYADMWNMAGPASVMAHKIEVIRRHGDRVGRDPARIEHSVMLPLCYRASAEREAFVQQLVAGMRGTTPEAARESIMIGGKDECLETIARYGKAGVTHFVFMTFAPYVLDELQAFAEEVAPAARG; translated from the coding sequence ATGACCACCCAACCCCTGCGCTTCGGCGTCCAGACCGGCCAGCAGAACGTCACCTTCGCGCAGCTCGCCGAGGCGTGGGCGAAGGCCGACGCCTGGGGCTACGACTCGCTCTGGGTGTTCGACCACTTCTTCCCGATCTTCACCGATCCCGAGGGGCCGTGTCTCGAGGGCTGGACGACGCTGGCCGCCCTCTCGCAGGTGACGAAGCGCGCGCGTCTCGGCGCGATGGTGAACGGCAACACGTACCGCAACCCCTGCCTCACGGCGAAGATGGGGGCGACGCTCGATCACGCCAGCGGCGGGCGCTTCGTCCTCGGCATCGGCGCCGGCTGGTTCGAGCCCGAGCATCGCGCGTTCGGCATCGACTTCGAGACCGTGCGCGGCCGGCTGGAAGCGCTCGAGGAGTCGCTCCGGATCATCCGCGGCATGTGGACGCAGCCGAAGACGACGCTGCGCGGGAAGCACTACACGGTCGAGGACGCGATGGGGAACCCGCGTCCCGTGCAGACGCCGCATCCGCCGATCCTGATCGGCGGCACCGGCGAGAAGGTGCTGCTGCGTCTGGTCGCGCAGTATGCCGACATGTGGAACATGGCGGGACCGGCGTCGGTCATGGCGCACAAGATCGAGGTCATCCGCCGCCACGGCGACCGCGTCGGGCGCGATCCGGCCCGGATCGAGCACAGCGTGATGCTGCCGCTCTGCTACCGTGCCTCGGCGGAGCGCGAGGCGTTCGTGCAGCAGCTGGTGGCCGGCATGCGGGGCACGACGCCCGAGGCGGCGCGCGAGAGCATCATGATCGGCGGCAAGGACGAGTGCCTCGAGACCATCGCACGCTACGGCAAGGCGGGCGTCACGCACTTCGTCTTCATGACGTTCGCGCCGTACGTGCTCGACGAGCTCCAGGCCTTCGCCGAGGAGGTCGCGCCGGCCGCGCGCGGCTGA
- a CDS encoding DUF4381 family protein, producing MTDATSLDRLADVVLPPAVAWWPPAPGWLVAGAVVVGLVLRAAWTARRRRQANAAVSPRGAPSAVACARRARRPSCRRW from the coding sequence ATGACCGACGCGACCAGCCTCGATCGGCTCGCCGACGTCGTGCTGCCGCCCGCGGTGGCATGGTGGCCGCCGGCGCCGGGCTGGCTCGTCGCCGGCGCGGTCGTGGTGGGGCTCGTGCTGCGCGCGGCCTGGACGGCCCGGCGGCGCCGGCAGGCGAACGCGGCTGTATCGCCGCGCGGCGCGCCGAGTGCCGTCGCCTGCGCGCGGCGGGCGCGCCGGCCGAGCTGCCGGCGCTGGTGA
- a CDS encoding DUF1311 domain-containing protein: MRCVARALLLALVPLLPAPALAEAEDEATAQACKLAKATDILLNRVYEDALARAAKDAALSERIKAAQRAWVAFRDAQIALLYPAGDPARGSVAPMCTCRTQQELTNERAKQLSRLIAGEEGDVCTWERP; encoded by the coding sequence ATGAGATGCGTCGCTCGCGCCCTTCTCCTCGCCCTCGTGCCGCTCCTCCCCGCCCCGGCCCTCGCGGAGGCGGAGGACGAGGCGACCGCCCAGGCCTGCAAGCTGGCCAAGGCCACCGACATCCTCCTGAACCGCGTCTACGAGGACGCGCTCGCCCGTGCCGCGAAGGACGCGGCGCTCAGCGAGCGGATCAAGGCGGCGCAGCGGGCGTGGGTCGCGTTCCGCGACGCGCAGATCGCGCTGCTGTACCCGGCCGGCGATCCGGCGCGGGGCTCCGTCGCGCCCATGTGCACGTGCCGCACCCAGCAGGAGCTCACGAACGAGCGCGCGAAGCAGCTGAGCCGCCTCATCGCCGGGGAGGAGGGCGACGTGTGCACCTGGGAGCGGCCCTGA
- a CDS encoding VWA domain-containing protein gives MLTLALPWLLVLLPLPLLVGRVLPPHRQPRRALAVPFLDRLATLLGRQPAAGAAVVTGPALQRVLLWLVWVCVVLAMARPQWLEPAIMKTVPTRDLLLAVDLSGSMETRDFTDASGATVDRLTAVKEVLDDFLARRRGDRVGLVFFGSAAFVQAPFSEDLTALRALLGEAQVRMAGPQTAFGDAIGLALTVFEQHDGIPDKVLIALTDGNDTGSQVPPARAAEIAKARGVIIHTVAVGDPAAAGEQALDEATLRAVAAATGGEYARADDRAGLAAIYARLDALRTRPAERVSHRPRVDLFWVPLGAGLLLGLAYHLAWVVRRGLAVRRTPAPVAAALAALAPFHFLRPWWLLALVATVALCTAIRARLDERRAWRGVIAPHLLPHLLTGADRRRGVQPVHLLLLVGVVATLAVAGPTWRREPSPFGGDEAALVVVLEVTPTMLAEDVQPSRLARAAHKVHDLLAERPGTRTALVAYAGSAHLVLPLTTDAGLVAGFADALSPDVMPVDGEATGEALALADQQLRRAGVPGSILLVTDGVPEGETARLGRDHAPVQILAVGADAGTPAPPAGPPAPPLDRAALGRAAQALDATVTSVTPDDGDVRALARRVQTRLVSPPGAPAPGERWHDAGWPLSFVVGALVLVWFRPGWVVPWR, from the coding sequence GTGCTGACGCTCGCGCTGCCGTGGCTGCTGGTGCTGCTGCCGCTGCCGCTCCTCGTGGGCCGCGTGCTGCCGCCGCACCGCCAGCCCCGCCGGGCGCTCGCGGTGCCGTTCCTGGATCGTCTGGCGACGCTGCTGGGACGGCAGCCCGCCGCCGGCGCGGCCGTCGTCACGGGTCCAGCGCTCCAGCGCGTGCTCCTCTGGCTCGTGTGGGTCTGCGTCGTCCTGGCGATGGCGCGCCCGCAGTGGCTCGAGCCCGCGATCATGAAGACGGTGCCCACCCGCGACCTGCTGCTGGCCGTGGACCTCTCGGGCTCGATGGAGACGCGCGACTTCACCGACGCCTCGGGCGCCACCGTCGATCGCCTGACCGCCGTGAAGGAGGTCCTCGACGACTTCCTCGCCAGGCGGCGGGGCGACCGCGTCGGCCTCGTCTTCTTCGGGTCGGCGGCGTTCGTGCAGGCGCCGTTCAGCGAGGATCTGACCGCGCTGCGCGCCCTCCTCGGCGAGGCCCAGGTGCGCATGGCCGGCCCGCAGACGGCGTTCGGCGACGCGATCGGGCTCGCGCTCACGGTCTTCGAGCAGCACGACGGCATCCCGGACAAGGTCCTCATCGCGCTCACCGACGGCAACGACACCGGCAGCCAGGTGCCGCCGGCGCGCGCCGCCGAGATCGCGAAGGCGCGCGGCGTCATCATCCACACCGTCGCCGTCGGCGATCCCGCCGCCGCCGGCGAGCAGGCGCTCGACGAAGCGACCCTGCGCGCGGTCGCGGCCGCGACCGGCGGCGAGTACGCGCGCGCCGACGACCGCGCCGGGCTCGCGGCGATCTACGCCAGGCTCGACGCCCTGCGCACGCGGCCGGCGGAGCGCGTCAGCCACCGCCCGCGTGTCGACCTCTTCTGGGTGCCGCTCGGCGCGGGGCTGCTCCTCGGCCTCGCATATCACCTCGCCTGGGTGGTGCGCCGCGGCCTCGCCGTCCGTCGCACGCCGGCCCCGGTCGCCGCGGCGCTCGCGGCGCTGGCGCCGTTCCACTTCCTGCGTCCGTGGTGGCTGCTCGCGCTCGTCGCCACCGTCGCGCTGTGCACGGCGATCCGCGCGCGGCTCGACGAGCGCCGCGCCTGGCGCGGCGTGATCGCACCCCATCTCCTGCCCCATCTCCTCACCGGCGCCGACAGACGGCGCGGCGTGCAGCCGGTGCACCTGCTCCTCCTCGTCGGCGTGGTCGCGACGCTCGCCGTCGCCGGGCCGACGTGGCGGCGCGAGCCGTCGCCGTTCGGCGGCGACGAGGCGGCGCTGGTCGTCGTCCTCGAGGTGACGCCGACCATGCTGGCCGAGGACGTGCAGCCGTCGCGGCTCGCGCGCGCCGCCCACAAGGTGCACGACCTCCTCGCCGAGCGGCCAGGCACCAGGACGGCCCTCGTCGCCTACGCCGGCAGCGCGCACCTCGTCCTCCCGCTCACCACCGACGCCGGCCTCGTCGCCGGCTTCGCCGATGCGCTGTCGCCCGACGTCATGCCGGTCGACGGCGAGGCCACGGGCGAAGCGCTGGCGCTCGCCGACCAGCAGCTGCGTCGCGCCGGCGTCCCGGGCTCGATCCTCCTCGTCACCGACGGCGTGCCCGAGGGCGAGACCGCACGGCTCGGGCGCGATCACGCCCCGGTGCAGATCCTCGCCGTGGGCGCCGACGCCGGCACGCCCGCGCCGCCCGCCGGCCCGCCCGCCCCACCGCTCGATCGCGCCGCCCTCGGCCGCGCCGCGCAGGCGCTGGACGCCACGGTGACGAGCGTCACGCCCGACGACGGCGACGTGCGCGCGCTCGCCCGCCGCGTGCAGACGCGACTGGTGTCGCCGCCCGGCGCGCCCGCACCGGGCGAGCGCTGGCACGACGCCGGCTGGCCGCTGTCGTTCGTCGTCGGTGCGCTCGTGCTGGTGTGGTTTCGGCCGGGATGGGTGGTGCCGTGGCGCTGA